The following proteins come from a genomic window of Hoplias malabaricus isolate fHopMal1 chromosome 15, fHopMal1.hap1, whole genome shotgun sequence:
- the kiaa1191 gene encoding putative monooxygenase p33MONOX, translated as MVSRPGDIPALEAGSGVSDGLLGGMSIPVGMARRALSYDENLERPMSPPPSDINITNLWRRPIVPERKFSRLAEEEEVETAVKSTPALEPSQPPAPVVKAKASVLMNSLIIKQTQESMQNFEKRAGLTDTGYTPHKGLAAEETRYHRMAESMQKLHMQNVDLKEEKQSSSAQSTPSGTPQSSPKQKRSWFSSQGSVTSLTGSELSSSSSMDLGTSDGTIERWSVFGPRPQVHKSISDMGAEPGTAGGFALQPYKGAQKPTPMEVMKAQVTRLAEDPTNFKAPPKMEIPTVDGKRQMTRPHKLKHRDMNVLTPSGF; from the exons ATGGTGTCCAGACCTGGAGACATTCCAG CCCTAGAGGCGGGATCAGGAGTGAGCGATGGGCTGCTTGGGGGCATGTCCATCCCTGTTGGGATGGCCCGTAGAGCCCTCAGCTATGACGAAAATCTGGAGCGGCCAATGTCTCCTCCGCCCTCTGACATCAACATTACCAACCTGTGGAGAAGGCCCATCGTTCCTGAGAGGAAGTTCTCCCGATTGGCtgag GAGGAGGAAGTGGAGACTGCAGTAAAGAGCACCCCTGCACTTGAGCCTTCACAGCCACCAGCTCCAGTCGTGAAGGCCAAAGCATCAGTCCTCATGAACTCCCTTATCATCA AACAGACTCAGGAGAGCATGCAGAACTTTGAGAAGAGAGCAGGACTGACCGATACAGGCTACACCCCACACAAAGGCCTAGCTGCTGAAGAAACTCGCTACCATCGCATGGCTGAGTCAATGCAG AAATTGCACATGCAAAATGTTGACCTCAAGGAGGAGAAGCAGTCGTCCTCTGCTCAGTCTACACCATCCGGAACCCCTCAGTCATCCCCCAAACAAAAGCGCAG TTGGTTCAGCAGTCAGGGCTCAGTGACCTCCCTCACAGGCTCAGAgctcagctccagctccagcatGGACTTGGGAACAAGTGACGGAACTATAGAGCGCTGGAGTGTCTTTGGGCCCAGACCCCAGGTCCACAAGTCCATCTCCGACATGGGTGCAGAACCAGGAACCGCag GGGGCTTTGCCCTGCAGCCCTACAAGGGCGCTCAAAAGCCAACCCCCATGGAGGTCATGAAAGCCCAGGTCACCCGGTTGGCCGAGGATCCCACCAACTTCAAAGCTCCACCCAAGATGGAGATTCCCACTGTGGACGGCAAGCGGCAGATGACGCGACCGCACAAGCTCAAACACCGTGACATGAACGTTCTAACCCCCTCAGGCTTCTGA